One genomic segment of Misgurnus anguillicaudatus chromosome 23, ASM2758022v2, whole genome shotgun sequence includes these proteins:
- the rtca gene encoding RNA 3'-terminal phosphate cyclase: MAATMFEMDGSVMEGGGQILRVSAALSCIQGASIKINKIRAGRSTPGLRPQHLSGLELLRDMCDGNLEGATVGSTEITLAPGKIRGGNHIADTHTAGSVGLLMQISLPCALFAQGPSELCLKGGTNAEMAPQIDYTIKVFKPIAERFGVQFDCDLRMRGYYPKGGGEVVVKVNPVKELSPINMTERGTITKIYGRAFVAGVLPFKLAKDMSTAATRTIRKEIKDLYVNIQSLQEKDKACGNGNGIIIIAESSTGCIFAGSSLGKKGVYADKVGIEAAEMLLRNIRHNGCVDEFLQDQLIIFMALANGTSRIRTGPITLHTQTAIHVAEQLTNAKFVVRKAEDEQANNATYIIECHGAGVTNSNL, translated from the exons ATGGCCGCAACAATGTTCGAAATGGACGGAAGTGTAATGGAAGG GGGAGGACAGATTTTAAGGGTCTCTGCGGCGTTGAGTTGCATCCAAGGGGCGtcaatcaaaataaataaaatccgAGCCGGTAGAAGCACACCGGGTTTGAG GCCTCAGCATCTGTCAGGTCTCGAGCTGTTAAGGGACATGTGTGACGGCAATCTGGAGGGAGCCACAGTGGGATCCACCGAAATTACGCTTGCTCCTGGGAAAATCAGGGGTGGCAATCATATCGCTGACACTCATACGGCCGG AAGTGTTGGGCTGCTGATGCAGATATCTCTGCCCTGTGCCTTGTTTGCTCAGGGTCCATCTGAGTTGTGCTTAAAAGGAGGAACCAATGCTGAAATGGCACCTCAGATCGATTACACAATAAAG GTCTTTAAACCGATAGCAGAGAGATTTGGGGTTCAGTTTGACTGCGATTTAAGAATGAG agGTTACTATCCTAAAGGAGGTGGAGAGGTTGTGGTCAAGGTGAACCCTGTCAAGGAACTCAGTCCTATAAACATGACCGAAAGAGGAACCATCACCAAAATCTACGGCAGGGCATTCGTGGCTGGAGTTTTGCCATTCAAG CTGGCGAAGGACATGTCCACGGCAGCGACACGTACTATCAGAAAAGAGATTAAGGACCTGTACGTCAACATTCAGTCTTTGCAAGAGAAGGACAAGGCATGTGGCAACGGCAATGGCATTAT AATAATCGCAGAATCGTCCACCGGCTGCATATTTGCAGGGTCATCACTTGGCAAAAAGG GTGTGTACGCGGACAAAGTTGGCATCGAGGCTGCAGAGATGTTGCTAAGGAACATCAGACACAATGGTTGTGTGGACGAGTTTTTGCAAGACCAG CTTATTATTTTCATGGCCCTGGCAAACGGCACATCCAGAATCCGGACGGGCCCGATCACTCTCCACACGCAGACGGCTATCCACGTAGCCGAGCAGCTCACT aacgcGAAATTTGTTGTACGCAAGGCGGAAGATGAGCAAGCCAACAACGCTACCTACATTATCGAGTGCCACGGAGCGGGTGTCACCAACTCTAACTTGTAA